One genomic region from Populus nigra chromosome 8, ddPopNigr1.1, whole genome shotgun sequence encodes:
- the LOC133702319 gene encoding phytochrome-interacting ankyrin-repeat protein 2-like produces the protein MPQEAFVAVSLRRNLSRRRSSRSVGDVDRDDRGWNLLHIGARKGDLKQVKRLLDEGMDVNVPAWGPKSKGLTPLHLAAQGGHLEIMAELLERGANIDARTLGACGWTPLHSAAKERKKEAVKFLIENGAFLPDDINDSRFNPPLHYCPGLEWAYEEMKRHQRENLSSGEASYSSES, from the exons ATGCCACAGGAAGCTTTCGTTGCGGTTTCGTTGAGGCGTAATTTGTCAAGAAGACGGTCGTCTAGGTCAGTTGGGGATGTGGATAGAGATGATAGAGGTTGGAATTTGCTTCATATTGGTGCTAGAAAAGGTGATCTCAAacag GTGAAACGTTTACTCGATGAAGGAATGGATGTTAACGTGCCTGCATGGGGCCCAAAATCAAAAGGCCTGACTCCTCTCCACCTTGCTGCTCAGGGGGGTCACCTTGAGATTATGGCTGAATTGCTCGAGCGTGGTGCTAATATTGATGCTAGAACCTTGGGTGCTTGTGGTT GGACACCACTTCACAGTGCTGCCAAGGAGAGGAAGAAAGAAGCAGTCAAATTTCTCATAGAGAACGGTGCATTCTTGCCAGATGATATTAATGATAGCAGATTCAACCCACCACTCCATTACTGCCCTGGTCTTGAATGGGCATATGAGGAGATGAAGCGTCATCAGAGAGAGAACTTGTCATCAGGCGAAGCATCTTATAGCTCTGAAAGCTAA
- the LOC133701317 gene encoding trihelix transcription factor GT-3b-like, translating into MMFRSGGGEGDAGLGWINMMPTAAMLSPTAEISPRGPPPQHPQWGLQETKEFIGIRAELEKDFAVTKRNETLWEIVSAKMREKGYYRRTPEQCKCKWKNLASLYKGKETSDPETGRQCPFFEELHEVFTERAKNMQRLLLESEAGSAQSRKKVKRINGDRSSDELSEDEDEDESEEEKPARNNSRKRKGEKNVAEKSPRASSSSFGGVQEMLKEFFQQQQKMEMQWRELMEKRAHERQMFEQEWRRSMDKLERERLVIEQAWREREEQRRLREESRAERRDALLTALLNKLISENTMKD; encoded by the exons ATGATGTTTCGCagtggaggaggagaaggagatgCTGGGCTAGGGTGGATAAACATGATGCCAACAGCGGCGATGCTAAGTCCAACGGCGGAGATCTCTCCGAGGGGTCCGCCACCGCAACATCCGCAGTGGGGACTGCAAGAAACGAAGGAGTTTATTGGTATTAGAGCGGAGTTGGAGAAGGATTTTGCAGTGACAAAGAGGAACGAGACATTATGGGAAATAGTGAGTGCTAAAATGAGGGAGAAAGGGTACTACCGAAGGACACCTGAACAGTGCAAGTGCAAGTGGAAAAACCTCGCCAGTCTTTACAAG GGAAAGGAGACATCCGATCCTGAGACTGGCCGGCAATGCCCGTTCTTTGAGGAACTGCATGAGGTGTTCACTGAAAGAGCTAAGAACATGCAGCGACTACTTCTTGAATCCGAGGCAGGTTCCGCCCAGTCAAGGAAGAAAGTGAAAAGAATCAATGGAGATCGATCCTCTGATGAATTATCAgaggatgaggatgaggatgaaAGTGAGGAGGAGAAGCCAGCTAGAAACAATTCTAGGAAAAGGAAGGGTGAAAAAAATGTGGCGGAGAAGTCTCCAAGAGCAAGCAGTAGTTCTTTTGGTGGTGTTCAAGAAATGCTCAAGGAGTTCTTCCAACAGCAACAGAAGATGGAGATGCAGTGGAGGGAGTTGATGGAAAAGCGTGCTCATGAGCGGCAGATGTTTGAGCAGGAATGGCGACGGTCAATGGATAAGCTCGAGAGGGAGAGATTAGTGATCGAGCAGGCCTGGAGGGAGAGAGAAGAACAGAGGAGGTTAAGAGAAGAGAGCAGGGCCGAGCGAAGAGATGCTCTGCTGACAGCCCTTTTGAACAAACTAATCAGTGAAAATACCATGAAAGACTGA
- the LOC133701945 gene encoding cytochrome P450 89A2-like, producing MEFWLLLIAFLCLFVFLLSFLDLSHKDKKLPPGPPTLPVLGNFLWLLRSSNNFSSLEPVLRQLRAQYGPIVTLHLGSEPSIFITTAEAAHKALVRSGSIFASRPPALETTRIMLSNETTVTTAPYGPLWLQLRQNFMSAFHPSRLHLYSDGRKWAMNILRSKLLEEARPNHEAIVVVDHFQHAVFCLLIYLCFGEKYEESVIRQITSVQRAIIKNFVKFNLLNFMPKLGKILFHKLWKELLETRRELENVLLPLIDARREKKHQKLMDEGGGESILSYVDTLIDFQLPDSGRKYSDEELVSLCSEFFHGGTDTSITTLQWAMANIVKHQHIQEKLHKEINAAVKPGEEITEEDLKRMPYLKAVILETLRRHPPGHFILPHGVTEDTKLEGYDVPKNSIINFTVADMGWDADVWEDPMEFRPERFLKNGNGQEVVFDMKGIKEIKMMPFGAGRRACPAIAMALLHQEYFVANLVRDFTWTAENGCAIDLSEKQDFTMVMKNPLRVHISPRTFPTYSCNLENAKSSELCKGPGKIEMTALQVLCQSVSSKKSDSKDEGEVDDKVYAQNAQTLPVIPRLIEISSLASSAVMA from the exons ATGGAGTTCTGGTTGTTACTGATTGCATTTCTTTGCCTGTTCGTTTTTCTTCTGTCATTTCTTGATCTCTCCCATAAAGACAAAAAGTTGCCACCAGGGCCCCCTACCTTACCCGTCCTAGGAAACTTTTTATGGCTTCTGAGATCCTCCAATAATTTTTCTTCCTTGGAGCCTGTTCTCCGCCAACTACGTGCCCAATATGGCCCTATTGTGACTCTACACCTGGGATCCGAGCCTTCCATCTTCATAACCACTGCTGAAGCTGCCCATAAGGCACTTGTACGTAGTGGCTCGATATTTGCTAGTCGCCCACCAGCTCTTGAGACCACCCGTATCATGTTAAGCAACGAAACTACTGTGACTACTGCACCTTATGGACCGCTATGGCTCCAACTCCGTCAAAATTTCATGTCTGCGTTTCATCCTTCACGCTTACATTTGTATTCCGATGGCCGAAAATGGGCAATGAACATACTTAGGAGCAAACTCTTGGAAGAAGCGAGACCGAACCACGAAgcaattgttgttgttgatcaTTTTCAACATGCTGTGTTTTGCTTGCTAATTTACCTGTGCTTTGGTGAGAAATATGAAGAGAGTGTTATTAGACAGATTACTTCAGTGCAACGTGCTATCATAAAAAATTTCGTGAAGTTTAATTTGCTTAATTTCATGCCTAAGCTGGGAAAAATTCTGTTTCACAAGTTGTGGAAGGAACTTCTGGAGACTCGCCGAGAACTAGAAAATGTCCTCCTGCCTCTTATCGATGCACGACGAGAGAAAAAACACCAGAAATTAATGGATGAAGGAGGGGGAGAGAGCATTCTGTCCTATGTTGATACCTTGATAGATTTTCAGTTACCAGATAGTGGCAGAAAGTATTCGGACGAAGAATTGGTGAGTTTGTGTTCAGAGTTTTTTCATGGCGGGACGGACACTTCAATAACGACATTACAATGGGCTATGGCTAATATAGTGAAGCACCAACACATACAAGAAAAGTTGCATAAAGAAATCAACGCTGCAGTAAAACCAGGTGAAGAGATAACAGAGGAGGATTTGAAGAGAATGCCTTATTTGAAGGCTGTAATTCTGGAAACTCTTCGACGACACCCCCCAGGACACTTTATACTACCGCATGGGGTCACGGAGGATACGAAATTAGAAGGCTACGATGTACCCAAAAATTCGATAATTAATTTCACGGTAGCAGACATGGGATGGGATGCAGATGTGTGGGAAGATCCAATGGAATTTAGACCAGAGAGATTCTTAAAAAATGGTAATGGTCAGGAGGTAGTGTTTGACATGAAAGGTATAAAAGAGATCAAGATGATGCCCTTTGGTGCCGGTAGGAGAGCATGCCCTGCTATTGCCATGGCATTACTTCACCAAGAATACTTTGTGGCAAATTTGGTTAGAGACTTTACATGGACTGCTGAAAATGGATGTGCCATTGATTTGTCAGAGAAACAGGATTTCACCATGGTCATGAAGAATCCACTTCGCGTGCATATTTCTCCAAGAACAT TTCCTACTTATTCCTGCAATTTAGAAAATGCCAAGTCTTCAGAGCTTTGCAAGGGACCTGGGAAAATTGAAATGACTGCTTTGCAAGTTTTGTGCCAATCTGTATCCT CAAAGAAATCCGATAGCAAGGATGAAGGTGAGGTAGATGACAAGGTATATGCTCAGAATGCTCAAACCCTTCCGGTTATTCCTCGCTTGATTGAGATATCCAGCCTTGCAAGTTCCGCGGTCATGGCATAG